The following is a genomic window from Rhodoferax sp. PAMC 29310.
GGTCGCGGCGCTGGATCAGACATCAGTCGACTTGATCGACATCAGCGGTGGAACCTACTTCCCGGGTGCCAAGGCCGCCTCCGACGGCACCTGGCAGGGCCCCTATTTCATTGAATTTGCGAAGCGGGCCCGCGCGGTGACGAGCAAGCCGCTGATGCTGACAGGCGGCTTCAAAACGCGCACGCAGGCCCAAGACGCTGTGGCCAGCGGCGCGGTCGACATCGTGGGTCTGGCTCGCGCACTCGCCCTGGAGCCATCACTTCCCAAGCGCTGGCAAGCCGACCAGTCGCTGGCGCCTGATTTCCCCCGGTTCAGCGATGCTCCAGAGGGCGGCATCACTGCGTGGTACACGATGCGCTTGACGGACATCGGCGCGGACCTGGAAACAAACGATGTAGGCGAACTCGGGCAAGCCATTCGCGACTATGATGCCCGCGACAAAATTCGAACAGAAGTCTGGTTGCGTCACTTCGTGCGTAACGGCGCGGGACAGACCTGAATAGCAGCCCCACTGGCGCCGATCAGGCGGCCACCACCCGCAGCACTTCTTCGCCGTAAGCTTCCAGCTTTTTCGCCCCCAGGCCGGTGATGCCCTGCAAGTCATCCAATGACTGCGGTGCTCGCTCGGCAATGGCCGCCAGCGTCGCGTCGTGGAAGATGACATAGGCCGGCAGGTTGTGCTCTTTGGCCACCTCGGCGCGCCAGGCCTTAAGGGCCACATAGCGCTCCTGCCCGTCGGCGTCCAGCGACGCCGGCACCTTGGGTGCCGCCGTGGCGCTGCGCCGGGGCTTTCGCACTGCGGGGCTTGAGAGGGATTCGCGCAGACGCACCGCCACCTCGCCCTTGAGCACGGCCCGCGAGCCATCCGTGAGTTGCAAGGTGTTGAAGGCTTCGGCATCCACCGCCACTGCGCCAATGGCGATCAGCTGGCGCAAGACGCCCCGCAGCTGCAGCTCGGACAATTCGGCGCCAATGCCAAAGGTGCTCAAGGACTCATGCCCGCGCTGGGTGACCTTCTCGGTCGTTTTGCCGCGCAAGATATCCATGATGTGGCCCGCGCCATAGCTGGTGCCGCCGGATTGCTGCAGCCGGTAAATGGTGCTGAGCAGCTTGCGCGCGGCGTCCGTGCCGTCCCACACGGCGGGTGGTTGCAGGCAGTTGTCGCAGTTGCCGCAAGGCTCACTGGCTTCGTCAAAGTAAGCCAGCAGCCGCACGCGCCGGCAATCGGTGGCCTCGGCCAGGCCCAAAAGCGCGTCCAGCTTGCCGCGCAGGCCCTGCTTGAATTCCTCGCCCGCCGGGCTCTCGTCAATCATGCGGCGCTGGTTCACCACGTCTTGCAGGCCGTAGCACATCCAGGCATTGGCGGGCTCGCCGTCGCGACCGGCGCGGCCGGTTTCCTGGTAGTAGCCTTCAATGTTTTTGGGCATGTCCAGGTGCGCCACAAAGCGCACATCGGGCTTGTTGATGCCCATACCAAAGGCGATGGTGGCGACCATGACAATGCCTTCACTGCGCAAAAAACGGTCCTGGTTGGTCTGGCGCACCGCCACATCCAGCCCCGCGTGGTAGGGCAGCGCA
Proteins encoded in this region:
- the recQ gene encoding DNA helicase RecQ, with amino-acid sequence MEHVVGGGDALVLMPTGGGKSLCYQIPAIARQQAGQGITVVISPLIALMHDQVGALHEAGVSAAFLNSTLLGEEASQVEKRLLRGDITLLYAAPERVTTPRFLAQLDSLYERGQLALFAIDEAHCVSQWGHDFRPEYRALTVLHERYANVPRIALTATADALTRQDIVERLQLQDAGQFVSSFDRPNISYTIVEKREASQQLLRFIGTEHAGDAGIVYCQSRRRVEEVAQMLCDQGVNALPYHAGLDVAVRQTNQDRFLRSEGIVMVATIAFGMGINKPDVRFVAHLDMPKNIEGYYQETGRAGRDGEPANAWMCYGLQDVVNQRRMIDESPAGEEFKQGLRGKLDALLGLAEATDCRRVRLLAYFDEASEPCGNCDNCLQPPAVWDGTDAARKLLSTIYRLQQSGGTSYGAGHIMDILRGKTTEKVTQRGHESLSTFGIGAELSELQLRGVLRQLIAIGAVAVDAEAFNTLQLTDGSRAVLKGEVAVRLRESLSSPAVRKPRRSATAAPKVPASLDADGQERYVALKAWRAEVAKEHNLPAYVIFHDATLAAIAERAPQSLDDLQGITGLGAKKLEAYGEEVLRVVAA